The Triticum aestivum cultivar Chinese Spring chromosome 3A, IWGSC CS RefSeq v2.1, whole genome shotgun sequence genome includes a region encoding these proteins:
- the LOC123060234 gene encoding monocopper oxidase-like protein SKU5 isoform X1 gives MALLLLSLLLLCARSPEPAMAGDPFAYFDWEASYQSARPLGVAQKVIAINGQFPGPPLNVTTNWNVVVNVRNALDEPLLLTWHGIQHRKTPWQDGVAGTNCPIPAGWNWTYRFQVKDQVGSFFYSPSAAPLHRAAGGYGGIVVNNRDVIPIPFPFPDGDLTLFIGDWYVKSHKDLRRSLDAGAPLGPPDGVLINGLGPYRYNDTLVPPAISYERINVEPGRTYRLRVHNVGVSTSLNFRIQGHSLLLVETEGSYTSQQNYSNMDIHVGQSYSFLVTMDQNASTDYYVVASARFVADPDKLTGVAILHYSNSQGPASGPLPAAPDDQYDTAFSINQARSIRWNVTASGARPNPQGSFHYGDITVTDVYLLQSRPPELIDGQLRSTINGISYIAPSTPLILAQLFNVPGVFKLDFPNHPMNRLPKVDTSVINGTYKGFMEIIFQNNATTVQSYHLDGYAFFVVGMDYGLWTDNSRGTYNKWDGVARSTIQVFPGAWTAVLVFLDNAGIWNLRVENLDSWYMGQELYISVVNPEEDHSDKTPLPLPDNTIFCGALSSLQKEQSHRFQYSGASRVGKTVSAAMISTTWLAATWLLYR, from the exons AtggcgctcctcctcctctcgcTGCTCCTGCTCTGCGCCCGCTCGCCGGAGCCGGCGATGGCGGGCGACCCGTTCGCCTACTTCGACTGGGAGGCCTCGTACCAGTCGGCCCGCCCGCTGGGCGTCGCGCAGAAGGTCATCGCCATCAACGGCCAGTTCCCGGGGCCGCCGCTGAACGTGACCACCAACTGGAACGTGGTGGTCAACGTCCGCAACGCCCTCGACGAGCCGCTCCTCCTCACCTGGCACGGCATCCAGCACCGCAAGACCCCGTGGCAGGACGGCGTCGCCGGCACCAACTGCCCCATCCCCGCCGGCTGGAACTGGACCTACCGCTTCCAGGTCAAGGACCAGGTAGGCAGCTTCTTCTACTCCCCCTCCGCCGCGCcgctccaccgcgccgccggcgGCTACGGCGGCATCGTCGTCAACAACCGCGACGTCATCCccatccccttccccttccccGACGGCGACCTGACGCTCTTCATCGGCGACTGGTACGTCAAGTCTCACAAGGACCTCCGGAGATCCCTCGACGCCGGCGCGCCCCTGGGACCTCCCGACGGCGTGCTCATCAACGGGCTGGGCCCCTACCGCTACAACGACACCCTCGTGCCGCCGGCGATCTCCTACGAGCGGATCAATGTGGAGCCGGGGAGGACCTACAGGCTGCGGGTGCACAACGTGGGGGTCTCCACCAGCCTCAATTTCAGGATCCAGGGCCACAGCCTGCTGCTCGTGGAGACCGAGGGCTCATACACCTCGCAGCAGAACTACAGCAACATGGACATCCATGTCGGACAGTCCTACTCCTTCCTGGTCACCATGGACCAGAACGCCAGCACCGACTACTACGTCGTCGCCAGCGCCCGCTTCGTCGCCGACCCCGACAAGCTCACCGGCGTCGCCATTCTGCACTACTCCAACTCCCAGGGTCCGGCCTCTGGCCCTCTCCCTGCTGCCCCTGATGACCAGTATGACACCGCGTTCTCCATAAACCAAGCCAGATCCATCAG GTGGAATGTTACCGCCAGCGGCGCCCGCCCCAACCCGCAGGGTTCATTCCATTATGGTGATATTACCGTGACCGATGTGTACTTGTTGCAGAGTCGGCCGCCCGAGCTCATAGACGGGCAACTGCGCTCTACTATCAATGGGATTTCTTACATTGCTCCTTCCACTCCATTGATACTTGCACAGCTATTCAATGTCCCGGGAGTGTTCaaactggatttcccaaatcatcCGATGAATAGACTGCCAAAAGTCGACACCTCGGTTATAAATGGCACCTACAAAGGCTTTATGGAGATTATATTCCAAAACAACGCCACGACCGTGCAGAGCTATCACTTGGATGGATATGCATTCTTTGTCGTTGG GATGGACTATGGATTGTGGACCGACAACAGTCGAGGTACCTACAACAAATGGGATGGTGTTGCACGGTCAACCATCCAG GTATTCCCCGGTGCTTGGACTGCTGTGCTCGTGTTCCTGGACAATGCAGGGATATGGAATTTGCGCGTGGAGAACCTGGACAGCTGGTACATGGGCCAAGAACTGTACATAAGCGTGGTGAACCCGGAGGAAGACCACAGCGACAAGACTCCGCTTCCtcttccggataacacaattttCTGCGGCGCGCTCTCGAGCCTACAGAA AGAACAGTCTCATAGGTTCCAGTACTCGGGAGCTTCGCGGGTTGGGAAGACGGTGTCTGCGGCGATGATCTCGACGACATGGTTGGCTGCTACCTGGTTGCTGTATAGATAG
- the LOC123060234 gene encoding monocopper oxidase-like protein SKU5 isoform X2 — protein MALLLLSLLLLCARSPEPAMAGDPFAYFDWEASYQSARPLGVAQKVIAINGQFPGPPLNVTTNWNVVVNVRNALDEPLLLTWHGIQHRKTPWQDGVAGTNCPIPAGWNWTYRFQVKDQVGSFFYSPSAAPLHRAAGGYGGIVVNNRDVIPIPFPFPDGDLTLFIGDWYVKSHKDLRRSLDAGAPLGPPDGVLINGLGPYRYNDTLVPPAISYERINVEPGRTYRLRVHNVGVSTSLNFRIQGHSLLLVETEGSYTSQQNYSNMDIHVGQSYSFLVTMDQNASTDYYVVASARFVADPDKLTGVAILHYSNSQGPASGPLPAAPDDQYDTAFSINQARSIRWNVTASGARPNPQGSFHYGDITVTDVYLLQSRPPELIDGQLRSTINGISYIAPSTPLILAQLFNVPGVFKLDFPNHPMNRLPKVDTSVINGTYKGFMEIIFQNNATTVQSYHLDGYAFFVVGMDYGLWTDNSRGIPRCLDCCARVPGQCRDMEFARGEPGQLVHGPRTVHKRGEPGGRPQRQDSASSSG, from the exons AtggcgctcctcctcctctcgcTGCTCCTGCTCTGCGCCCGCTCGCCGGAGCCGGCGATGGCGGGCGACCCGTTCGCCTACTTCGACTGGGAGGCCTCGTACCAGTCGGCCCGCCCGCTGGGCGTCGCGCAGAAGGTCATCGCCATCAACGGCCAGTTCCCGGGGCCGCCGCTGAACGTGACCACCAACTGGAACGTGGTGGTCAACGTCCGCAACGCCCTCGACGAGCCGCTCCTCCTCACCTGGCACGGCATCCAGCACCGCAAGACCCCGTGGCAGGACGGCGTCGCCGGCACCAACTGCCCCATCCCCGCCGGCTGGAACTGGACCTACCGCTTCCAGGTCAAGGACCAGGTAGGCAGCTTCTTCTACTCCCCCTCCGCCGCGCcgctccaccgcgccgccggcgGCTACGGCGGCATCGTCGTCAACAACCGCGACGTCATCCccatccccttccccttccccGACGGCGACCTGACGCTCTTCATCGGCGACTGGTACGTCAAGTCTCACAAGGACCTCCGGAGATCCCTCGACGCCGGCGCGCCCCTGGGACCTCCCGACGGCGTGCTCATCAACGGGCTGGGCCCCTACCGCTACAACGACACCCTCGTGCCGCCGGCGATCTCCTACGAGCGGATCAATGTGGAGCCGGGGAGGACCTACAGGCTGCGGGTGCACAACGTGGGGGTCTCCACCAGCCTCAATTTCAGGATCCAGGGCCACAGCCTGCTGCTCGTGGAGACCGAGGGCTCATACACCTCGCAGCAGAACTACAGCAACATGGACATCCATGTCGGACAGTCCTACTCCTTCCTGGTCACCATGGACCAGAACGCCAGCACCGACTACTACGTCGTCGCCAGCGCCCGCTTCGTCGCCGACCCCGACAAGCTCACCGGCGTCGCCATTCTGCACTACTCCAACTCCCAGGGTCCGGCCTCTGGCCCTCTCCCTGCTGCCCCTGATGACCAGTATGACACCGCGTTCTCCATAAACCAAGCCAGATCCATCAG GTGGAATGTTACCGCCAGCGGCGCCCGCCCCAACCCGCAGGGTTCATTCCATTATGGTGATATTACCGTGACCGATGTGTACTTGTTGCAGAGTCGGCCGCCCGAGCTCATAGACGGGCAACTGCGCTCTACTATCAATGGGATTTCTTACATTGCTCCTTCCACTCCATTGATACTTGCACAGCTATTCAATGTCCCGGGAGTGTTCaaactggatttcccaaatcatcCGATGAATAGACTGCCAAAAGTCGACACCTCGGTTATAAATGGCACCTACAAAGGCTTTATGGAGATTATATTCCAAAACAACGCCACGACCGTGCAGAGCTATCACTTGGATGGATATGCATTCTTTGTCGTTGG GATGGACTATGGATTGTGGACCGACAACAGTCGAG GTATTCCCCGGTGCTTGGACTGCTGTGCTCGTGTTCCTGGACAATGCAGGGATATGGAATTTGCGCGTGGAGAACCTGGACAGCTGGTACATGGGCCAAGAACTGTACATAAGCGTGGTGAACCCGGAGGAAGACCACAGCGACAAGACTCCGCTTCCtcttccggataa